The Osmia bicornis bicornis unplaced genomic scaffold, iOsmBic2.1, whole genome shotgun sequence genome includes a window with the following:
- the LOC123988936 gene encoding secreted RxLR effector protein 161-like: MTECRGAATPLDPGTKVSKRDSPKSEEARKRMSRVPYRNLIGSLMYLALHTRPDLIYAITKLSQFNSDPGEIHWHQAKHVLRYLRKTKGYRLAYVANEKPSIRIYCDADWAGDVDDRHSYSGMAMKIGNNTVQWYSSKQRCIATSTMEAEYISLSRGVKEAIWVSMLLDELQLSEFIIPGGIEIYSDNRAAIDYSKNRVEKAKTKHIDIAYHIVREKVEEGLIKIDYVATEENPADILTKGLKSLSHDR; the protein is encoded by the coding sequence ATGACAGAGTGTCGTGGCGCGGCAACTCCACTGGACCCGGGGACAAAAGTTTCAAAACGAGACAGTCCCAAATCAGAGGAGGCGAGAAAAAGAATGTCAAGGGTGCCATACAGAAACCTAATCGGGTCGTTAATGTACTTAGCACTGCATACAAGACCCGATCTGATATACGCCATAACGAAATTATCACAGTTCAACAGCGACCCAGGAGAAATACACTGGCACCAAGCGAAACATGTGTTACGGTACTTACGCAAAACAAAGGGTTACAGATTGGCCTACGTAGCAAATGAGAAACCCTCTATAAGAATATACTGCGACGCAGACTGGGCAGGTGATGTCGACGACAGACACTCTTACTCAGGGATGGCTATGAAGATAGGAAATAATACCGTGCAATGGTACTCTTCGAAACAGAGATGCATAGCAACTTCTACAATGGAAGCCGAATACATATCGTTGTCTCGAGGTGTTAAGGAGGCGATTTGGGTAAGCATGCTACTAGACGAATTACAATTATCAGAATTTATAATTCCAGGAGGTATTGAAATCTACTCCGACAATCGAGCCGCCATAGACTATTCTAAGAACAGGGTGGAGAAAGCCAAAACCAAACACATAGACATTGCCTACCATATCGTAAGGGAAAAGGTCGAAGAAGGGTTGATAAAGATCGATTATGTCGCAACAGAGGAAAACCCAGCGGATATTCTAACAAAAGGGCTGAAATCTTTATCTCACGACCGTTGA